A window from Pseudomonas sp. MRSN 12121 encodes these proteins:
- the paaZ gene encoding phenylacetic acid degradation bifunctional protein PaaZ, giving the protein MTHAPTLQSFIAGRWIGQHGAQVLRSAIDGHELARTHEERPDFAEALEHGRRQGNTSLMALDFQQRAQRLKALALYLSERKEQLYAISHHSGATRADSWIDIEGGNSTLFTYASLGSRELPSGNILHEGPALQLSKLGSFAGTHILVPRGGLAVHINAFNFPIWGLLEKFAPSFLAGMPCIVKPATATSYLTEAVVRLMDQSGLLPTGSLQLVIGSTGDLLDRLQGQDVLTFTGSAETATKLRANPQLIRHGVPFNAEADSLNCAILAPDVSPDDEEFELFVKEVAREMTVKAGQKCTAIRRAIVPARHIDAVASRLRERLAKVVVGDPSVDGVRMGALASHDQQRDVAERLESLLQSSDLVFGARDGFEPRGANTSQGAFFAPTLLLARDPHAEGGAHDIEAFGPVSTLMAYDDLDEALVLAARGKGSLVASLVTRDPRIAARVIPVAAAWHGRLLVLDRESAAESTGHGSPLPQLKHGGPGRAGGGEELGGLRAVKHYLQRAAVQGSPTMLAAVTGEYVRGARVIESEVHPFRRYFQDLQIGESLLTHRRTVTEADLVNFGCLSGDHFYMHFDEIAARESQFGKRIAHGYFVLSAAAGLFVSPAPGPVLANYGLDTLRFINPVGIGDTIQARLTCKRKIDQGKQSPQGIPQGVVAWDVEVTNQLGELVASYDILTLVVKRED; this is encoded by the coding sequence ATGACTCACGCCCCTACCCTGCAAAGCTTCATCGCCGGCCGCTGGATCGGCCAACACGGCGCCCAGGTGCTGCGCAGCGCCATCGACGGCCACGAACTGGCCCGCACCCACGAAGAGCGCCCGGATTTCGCCGAAGCCCTCGAGCATGGCCGGCGCCAGGGCAACACCTCGCTGATGGCCCTGGACTTCCAGCAGCGTGCCCAGCGGCTCAAGGCGCTGGCGCTGTACCTGAGCGAACGCAAGGAGCAGCTGTACGCGATCTCCCACCACAGCGGCGCCACCCGCGCCGACAGCTGGATCGACATCGAAGGCGGTAACAGCACCCTGTTCACCTACGCCAGCCTGGGTTCGCGGGAACTACCCTCGGGCAACATCCTCCACGAAGGCCCCGCGCTGCAGCTGAGCAAGCTTGGCAGCTTCGCCGGCACCCATATCCTGGTGCCTCGTGGTGGCCTGGCGGTGCATATCAACGCCTTCAACTTTCCGATCTGGGGCCTGCTGGAAAAATTCGCCCCGAGCTTCCTCGCCGGCATGCCGTGCATCGTCAAGCCGGCCACCGCCACCAGCTACCTGACCGAGGCCGTGGTGCGGCTGATGGACCAGTCCGGGCTGCTACCGACCGGCAGCCTGCAACTGGTGATCGGCAGCACTGGCGACCTGCTCGATCGCCTGCAAGGCCAGGACGTGCTGACCTTCACCGGCTCCGCCGAGACCGCGACCAAGCTTCGCGCCAACCCGCAGCTGATTCGCCACGGCGTGCCGTTCAACGCCGAGGCCGACTCGCTGAATTGCGCGATCCTGGCCCCGGACGTGAGCCCCGACGACGAGGAATTCGAGCTATTCGTCAAGGAAGTGGCCCGGGAAATGACCGTCAAGGCCGGGCAGAAATGCACCGCCATTCGCCGCGCCATAGTCCCCGCCAGGCACATCGATGCGGTGGCCAGCCGCCTGCGCGAGCGGCTGGCCAAGGTGGTGGTCGGCGATCCGTCGGTGGACGGCGTGCGCATGGGCGCACTGGCCTCCCACGACCAGCAGCGCGACGTGGCCGAACGCCTGGAGAGCCTGTTGCAGAGCAGCGACCTGGTATTCGGCGCGCGGGACGGCTTCGAGCCACGCGGGGCAAACACCAGCCAGGGCGCGTTCTTCGCCCCGACCCTGCTGCTGGCCCGCGATCCACATGCCGAAGGTGGCGCCCACGACATCGAGGCGTTCGGCCCGGTCAGCACATTGATGGCCTATGACGACCTCGACGAAGCCCTCGTTCTGGCCGCCCGGGGCAAAGGCAGCCTGGTGGCCAGCCTCGTCACCCGGGACCCGCGCATCGCCGCCCGGGTCATCCCGGTGGCCGCAGCCTGGCACGGGCGGTTGCTGGTACTGGACCGCGAATCCGCCGCCGAATCCACCGGCCATGGTTCGCCGCTGCCGCAACTCAAGCACGGTGGCCCGGGCCGCGCCGGTGGCGGCGAAGAGCTCGGCGGCCTGCGGGCGGTGAAGCACTACCTGCAACGGGCGGCGGTGCAAGGCTCGCCCACCATGCTGGCGGCCGTGACCGGCGAGTACGTGCGCGGCGCCCGGGTTATCGAGAGCGAGGTGCATCCGTTCCGCCGGTATTTCCAGGACCTGCAGATCGGCGAGTCGCTGCTGACCCACAGGCGCACGGTCACCGAGGCCGACCTGGTGAATTTCGGCTGCCTGTCCGGCGACCACTTCTATATGCACTTCGACGAGATCGCGGCCAGGGAATCGCAGTTCGGCAAACGCATCGCCCACGGCTACTTCGTGCTGTCGGCGGCGGCCGGGCTGTTCGTCTCCCCGGCACCGGGCCCGGTACTGGCCAATTACGGCCTGGACACCCTGCGCTTCATCAACCCGGTGGGCATTGGCGACACCATCCAGGCGCGCCTGACCTGCAAGCGCAAGATCGACCAGGGCAAGCAGAGCCCGCAGGGCATTCCCCAGGGCGTGGTGGCCTGGGACGTCGAAGTCACCAACCAGCTGGGCGAACTGGTGGCCAGCTACGACATCCTGACCCTGGTGGTCAAACGCGAGGACTGA
- a CDS encoding OprD family porin: MNPASIVSPQYLLPAMAALGLFSPLALADFAGDSKARIEMRNHYLNRDFRQANAAQSKAEEWAQGFTARIESGYTEGTLGFGLDALGELGLKLDSSPDRRGTGLLPFGPDSHEPADEFSELGLTGKLRLSKSILKIGTLQPLLPIATYNDTRLLGSTFKGGLLTSQEISGLSVNAGRLTAANLRDSSSNDDIGYGAARSDHFDFAGGSYAFSPQLSLSYYYGKLEQIYRQHYLGLLHTQPLGGGFTLRSDLRYFDSRGDGAERAGRIDNRNFNSLFSLIKGAHKISATWQQLSGDSAFPFLNGSDPYVVNLVTYNTYTRAEEDSWQLRYDYDFAALGLPGLTFMTRYTDGRHVKAGAVDNGRETERDTDITYVIQSGPLRDLSIRWRNLSFRSGNGLTTDLDENRLILGYTLALW; this comes from the coding sequence ATGAACCCCGCTTCCATCGTTTCACCCCAATACCTGCTGCCGGCCATGGCCGCGCTGGGTCTGTTCAGCCCCTTGGCGCTGGCCGACTTCGCCGGCGACAGCAAGGCGCGGATCGAGATGCGCAACCACTACCTCAACCGTGACTTTCGCCAGGCCAATGCCGCGCAGTCCAAGGCCGAGGAATGGGCCCAGGGCTTCACCGCGCGGATCGAGTCGGGCTACACCGAGGGCACCCTGGGTTTCGGCCTGGACGCCCTTGGCGAGCTGGGCTTGAAACTCGACTCCAGCCCCGACCGCCGCGGCACCGGCCTGCTGCCGTTCGGCCCCGACAGCCATGAGCCGGCGGACGAGTTCAGCGAGCTGGGCCTGACCGGCAAGCTGCGCCTGTCGAAAAGCATCTTGAAGATCGGCACCCTGCAACCGCTGCTACCCATCGCCACCTACAACGACACCCGCCTGCTCGGCTCGACGTTCAAGGGCGGCCTGCTGACCAGCCAGGAAATCAGCGGCCTGTCGGTGAATGCCGGGCGCCTGACCGCAGCCAATCTGCGGGACTCCTCGAGCAACGACGACATCGGCTACGGTGCCGCTCGCAGCGATCACTTCGACTTCGCCGGCGGCAGCTACGCCTTCAGCCCGCAACTGAGCCTGAGCTACTACTACGGCAAGCTCGAACAGATCTATCGCCAGCACTACCTCGGCCTGCTGCATACCCAGCCCCTGGGCGGCGGTTTCACCCTGCGCAGCGACCTGCGCTACTTCGACAGCCGCGGCGACGGCGCCGAACGCGCCGGACGGATCGACAACCGAAACTTCAACAGCCTGTTCAGCCTGATCAAGGGCGCGCACAAAATCAGCGCCACCTGGCAGCAACTGTCCGGCGACAGCGCCTTCCCGTTCCTCAACGGTAGCGATCCCTACGTGGTCAACCTGGTGACCTACAACACCTACACCCGTGCCGAGGAAGACTCCTGGCAACTGCGCTACGACTATGACTTCGCGGCGCTGGGCCTGCCCGGCCTGACCTTCATGACCCGCTACACCGACGGTCGCCACGTCAAGGCAGGCGCGGTCGACAACGGCCGCGAGACTGAGCGCGACACCGACATCACCTACGTGATCCAGAGCGGACCGCTCAGGGACTTGAGCATCCGCTGGCGCAACCTGAGCTTTCGCTCGGGCAACGGCCTGACCACCGATCTCGACGAGAACCGCCTGATCCTCGGCTACACCCTGGCCCTTTGGTAA